Proteins encoded together in one Juglans regia cultivar Chandler chromosome 9, Walnut 2.0, whole genome shotgun sequence window:
- the LOC108984097 gene encoding glycine-rich cell wall structural protein 1.8, producing MATHKVLSVVFFVSCGLGICFATRSLFMLEGGNVHVGYDSIVHAVVGEHGATSYGGGAGSGEGGGAGYGATGGHGGGGGGGSGGGGGAAYGSGGVEFGSGSGEGGGAGDGGGGGGGSGGGGGGGAGYGAGGESGTGYGSGEGGGAGSGEGGDVGYGAAGGHDGGGGGGGGSGGGSGAAYGSGGAGFGSGSGEGGGAGYGGGGGGGSGGGAGYGAGGESGAGYGSGEGGGAGGGHGAGNGGGGGGGSGGGGGAGGAGGAHGGGYGSGAGGGGGFGSGVAGGGGGGGAGGGGGSAGVAHGGGYGGGSGSGEGGGHGGYSP from the coding sequence ATGGCTACACACAAAGTCCTTAGTgtagttttctttgtttcatgtGGCTTAGGTATTTGTTTTGCGACTAGATCCCTCTTCATGCTTGAAGGTGGAAATGTTCATGTTGGCTATGATTCAATTGTCCATGCAGTTGTAGGAGAACATGGTGCAACTAGTTATGGAGGTGGTGCTGGTAGTGGGGAAGGTGGCGGTGCAGGATATGGAGCTACAGGTGGacatggtggtggtggtggcggcggTAGTGGAGGTGGCGGTGGAGCTGCTTATGGTTCTGGAGGTGTTGAGTTTGGAAGTGGcagtggagaaggaggtggcgctggagatggtggtggaggtggtgggGGAAGTGGCGGTGGCGGTGGCGGTGGCGCTGGATATGGTGCAGGAGGAGAGAGTGGTACTGGTTATGGAAGTGGTGAAGGAGGTGGTGCTGGTAGTGGGGAAGGTGGCGATGTAGGATATGGAGCTGCAGGTGGACATGATGGTGGTGGCGGCGGCGGTGGCGGTAGTGGAGGTGGCAGTGGAGCTGCTTATGGTTCTGGAGGTGCTGGGTTTGGAAGTGGtagtggagaaggaggtggtgCTGGatatggtggtggaggtggtgggGGAAGTGGCGGTGGCGCTGGATATGGTGCGGGAGGAGAGAGTGGTGCTGGTTATGGAAGTGGTGAAGGAGGTGGTGCTGGGGGAGGACATGGAGCTGGCAAtggtggaggaggtggtggtgggagCGGTGGAGGCGGTGGAGCAGGTGGTGCAGGGGGAGCACATGGAGGTGGGTATGGTAGTGGTGCAGGAGGCGGTGGAGGTTTTGGGAGTGGAGTTgctggtggtggaggaggaggtggtgctGGTGGTGGCGGTGGTAGTGCTGGAGTCGCACATGGAGGTGGTTATGGGGGAGGTAGTGGGAGTGGAGAGGGTGGTGGACATGGTGGCTACTCCCCTTGA